From the genome of Solanum stenotomum isolate F172 chromosome 5, ASM1918654v1, whole genome shotgun sequence:
taaagacaCCATCAAAGTTGTCCCGTATTTGCATAAAGACACGTTAACTTTCAAAGTGTCATATCACCCCACagaactatttaatatcgttgTAAATGGGACAAatcattttgacccatttcctCGTCTGAATTGTTACCATGCACATGAGGTGCGTCATTTCGTTTCACTGCCATGGACCAATTTAAAAGTGTCACgtgtcattttctttctttattattaattatttaatcaatttatgTCATCTTCCCCAATTTTAAACCCAAAATAGCCATGATAGCCCTAATTTTTcgatttcatgattttttttccatagcAAGATCAACGTTGGTTCTCTCTGTTTGATGACTTCATCATCTTCCCCAAGAAAATAAGGTAGgaatttgttttatcttttaatttccaGTATAAAACgttaatttgaagttttttatGGTTTAAATTCTTCTGAATTTTTGTTCACCAACAACAAAACATGATCGGGAAACAAAACCCGACCCTCAATTTGTAAATGCAATAAGGAACTACTACCAAAATCTTGAAATGATTGTGAAGTAGACAATAAATCAAAAGAAGACAACAATAAAGACAATCTTGAAACAACTAAAACAGGTCGAAAAACAGAGAAACTAAAAGGAATCTGataagaaagaaggaaaagaaaaattaaaaaactaaaacataaaacaaaagacCTTACagagaagaaataaatttagaagaagaaaagaaaaaggaaaaatgactttCTTCAAAGAACAGGGTCAGGTCGGGTTGAATTCTATCATAGGGAGTGAGCAACACGCGCGACTACATAGACGagggaatgggtcaaaatgacccatttacaaagatattaaatagttaTATGGGATAATAGGACACTTTTATGCAAATACGAGATAACTTTGATGGtatatttatgtcttttttcatcaaaataacATAACAAGAAgatatctaaaataaatatgGTCCTGTTAAAATGTGTTAAGTAAAAAATTGATAACTTGAGGTAGCTATGGATGTTAGGCCTTTAATTGCAAATGAGGCAacacttaaaaagaaaaaccaaGAAGTTGGGCAATACAGTGACGTGACATATGTATTGTCATGGAATATGAGTAGACAGATGGAGAGAAAGAGGGACCATACCTTCAGTGCATCAAAGTTCGACGTCATTTCAGATGCTCGCTTAGCCACGTGATGAGCGAGGTTCCCGCCGACACTATCTCCGGCAAGGAAGCAGCGAGACAAATCAACATTTTCTGGCAATAGCTCACGGTTCTTCTCATTGTCAAGGAACTTCAGCACATCAAATCCATCATCATACTGCGCAGGATACTTGTGTTCCGGAGCTAGCCGATAATTAACAGAGACAACAACAGCAGGGGCGGAGCTACCCTTGCCCAGGGATGTCAAGCGACACCCCTTCATCAGAAAATTACGTTGTATAGGTAAGTCAAATTCTGATTTTATACCTATATATATTAGAATTGACACTTCTGAACCAAGTTGAAGTGTTGGTTCAGCGGTTCAGGAACTACAAAGTTCCGCCTTGTCATTGACCTAGGCGTTGGGAGTTCAAACCTTGCTGAAgtctattttaactttttagCCAACTGTAACTTTTTTGTCTTTTActttttagatagctaaacgtttttttctccaatttttaaaccattgacttaaattaagtttactttaatattttatttttaaaaaagaaataaaatacactTTAGGGATTTAGAGTCTAGGGATTAAACAAATccccaattccaaaatcaaaagtTTTGAAGAGGAAGAGTCCAAAAAAGTCGTCTTTGTTCGCTGACTGCGTCATGCAATCGTCTTCAGACTTCAATCGCCATTGCTTGGCGTCAATCTACGTCCTGGTCATGGCACTGGTAAGTTCTTACTTTCTTACAccttatatttattttccttgtcCAATTTGTTGATGACAGCCATCATAATGctctatttatatttacttgtttTGTTTAGGATTGATTTATCATTtgcaattatatatttttctcatgaaatttttgttttacAATTCAGTCTCAAAAATCAGTGAAGAACTATTTTTTCCAAGTACCAAAATCAAATTTGGCTTCTACTAGTCAACTTACACGGGAAGAAAATTCCAACCAATCAAAAGTATCACTCCATTCTTCTCAAAGACAAGAAATTGATTTAAATTCTTTAGAATTTGATCTAGCGAAAAGGACTCCAATCTTGAACTATCATCCAAATGATCGTGATGTAATTAGGAGAGCATACCTCCGACAAGGTCCTTGTCAACCTGAGAATCATATTTTTCCTCAAATAGACTTTTATGGAGATATGCGTTGTTTTAATCCTGAATGGTTTAAAGAGTATCATGATTGGTTGGAATATAGTGTAACTAACGATGCAGCATATTGTTTGaattgttatttgtttaaaGATGATAACATTCATCAAGGTGGAGGTGAAGTATTTTCTACTGTATGGTTTAAGAGTTGGAATAAGAAGAAAAGTTTTAAGCAACATATTGGTGGGCCAAATAGCACTCATAATCAGgcaaaaagaaaagtgaagatCTAATGCGACAACAACAGTCTATTATATCTGCATTTGAGAGACAATATGATCAAGTTAAGCATGAGTATTGGCTTCGTTTGTCTGCCTCAATTGATGTAGTAAGACTTCTTTTGAATCAAGGATTTGCATTTCGGGCTCATGATGAATCTAAATCATTACTTAATAGAggtaattttcttgaaattctctCATGGTATGCGAAACATTGTGATAAAAGTTATGATTATGTATTGGAACGTGCTCCTCAGAATGACCAAATGACTTCTCCAATGATTCAAAAAGATATTATCACTGCATGTAAGATAGAAACCATCAAAGCTATTATCCAAGAATTAAATGGTGActattttgttttattggttgatGAATCTTTTTATGTGTCACGTAAGGAGCAAATGGCTATCGTTTTACGATATGTTGATCGAATGGGATTTGTGGAGTAATTGATTGATATTGTACATGTTCAAGATACTAGTGTTTTATCTATAAAGGGGGCAATTGTCAATGTACTTGCTCAACATTCATTGAGTCTATCCTATGTGCGCGGACAATGTTATGATGGGGCAAGTAATATGCAAGGCGAGATGAATGGCCTTAAAATGTTGATTAGGCAAGAAAGTATCTCAGCTCACTCTATTCATTGTTTTGCTCATCAACTTCAATTAACTCTTGTTGCAGTTTCTAAAAAATGTGGGAGAATTTGTATTATTGGTTTCAAATGTTTTGAATGTGTTGGGAGCTTCTTTTAAGCGTATGGATGAATTTTgagattctcaaaaaaaaaaaagaattcaagAGGCATTAGATATGGGTGAACTTACAACCGGTACCGACTTGCATCAAGAACTTGGTCTTATAAGAGCCGGTGATACTCGTTGGTGATCTCACTACAAATCTTTTAGCAATTTTATTCTTATGTTTGGATCTattgttgatgttcttgatgCACTTGTTGTTGATGCATATTCTACCGATGAAAAAGCTAAGACAACAGGATATCTCGAAGCTTGTAAAACATTTAAGATTGCTTTTATGTTGCATTTGATGAGAGATATCTTAGGAATCACTGATAAGCTCAAAAATCCTTGCAAAAGAAAGAACAAGATATTGCAAATGCTATGCTACTGGTTGAAGTAGCAAAGAAAAGGTTGCAAATGCTAAGAGATGATGGATGAGATGCATTTATTAATAAGGTATCCACATTTTGTATCAAGTATAACATTTTGTTACCTAATTTTGATGAGTCATATGTTAATTCTGGAAGATCAAGGCGTAAACCTACCGATTATACGGTCTTACATCATTATCGTGTTGAAGTATTTTGTAAGATTATTGATTGGCAgcatcaagaactcaatgatCGTTTCAATGAGGTGACTACTGATTTGCTTCATGAAGTTGCTTGTTTGAATCCAGTTGACTCATTTTCTAGTTTTAACATCAGAAAAATAATGAGAATAGCTAAGTTATATCCTGATGACTTTGATGAGTTTAGTATGAATGCTCTTGAGAATCAACTTGCCACTTACATTATTGATGTTCGTGATATGGATGAAAGGTTCTCCAATCTTAATGGACTTTGTGATCTCTCAAGAAAATTAGTTGAGACAAAGAAGAACCTAAACTTTCCTCTTGTATTCCGCTTAGTGAAATTTGTTTTGCTTTTACCAGTTGCCACTGCATCCGTTGAAAGAGTTTTTTCAGCAATGAAGTTTATTTAAAAATGCCTTGCGGAATCAGATGAATGATGAGCTTTTGAAGGGTTGTCTAGTTCCTTATGTAGAAAAagatgtatttattaatatttctaatAATACTATTGTAAAAACATTTCAAGAGATGAAACCGCGTCAAGTACAGTTGTAATAATGTAATTATGTTTTGCTTTTgttagtaaaatttattttgttgaattttttgtgTGCATACTACTTCATATTTTAACACCGCTCAATCTAAATTCTAACTCCGCCACTGAACAACAGCCTGGGTTTTCCTCGCGAAACGACGGCAAACGGCGTCGTACGCCTTCGTATCAGGGCTGAGATACACAAATCCGCCGCCGTGAAAGAAGACGGTAATCGGAAGTGAACTCAAATTCCGAGATTCATCGGTAGTTGGAATGAAGAGGCGAAACCAGAGATCGCGAGAAGAATCTACAGTGACGTCGTAGGATTTAACGCCGTTAACTGGATTTGAATTGGCGGAAGTTTTAAGGCCGAAGATCCCGAGTAGTCGGCGGTCAACGGTGCCGTTTTGACGGCGAGAATAGTCGGTAATTGTAGAGACGAAGGATAGTGCGATTCGTGTCCTCCAAGGAATTCCCGGAGATGAAGCTGATGATTTCTTCTCTTGTTGCGCCATAAT
Proteins encoded in this window:
- the LOC125864379 gene encoding probable carboxylesterase 18 codes for the protein MAQQEKKSSASSPGIPWRTRIALSFVSTITDYSRRQNGTVDRRLLGIFGLKTSANSNPVNGVKSYDVTVDSSRDLWFRLFIPTTDESRNLSSLPITVFFHGGGFVYLSPDTKAYDAVCRRFARKTQAGSSAPAVVVSVNYRLAPEHKYPAQYDDGFDVLKFLDNEKNRELLPENVDLSRCFLAGDSVGGNLAHHVAKRASEMTSNFDALKVIGLVAIQPFFGGEERTESELKLVEVDALISVRRTDWMWNAFLPPGEGMDRDHEVINVCGPRAVDITKLDNFPATMVVVGGFDPLKDWQMRYYEWLKRSGKDVHLSEYPTMVHAFYIFPEVPEATQLILEIKDFVNKQCSKVVKN